The following are encoded in a window of Pseudomonadota bacterium genomic DNA:
- a CDS encoding elongation factor Tu, protein NVTLTVELVTPIALEKELRFAIREGGKTVGAGVVTEIIE, encoded by the coding sequence AATGTGACCCTTACAGTAGAGCTTGTGACACCCATTGCCCTGGAGAAGGAACTCCGCTTTGCCATACGGGAAGGCGGGAAGACTGTGGGAGCAGGTGTGGTCACAGAGATTATAGAGTAG